Proteins found in one Ctenopharyngodon idella isolate HZGC_01 chromosome 16, HZGC01, whole genome shotgun sequence genomic segment:
- the zp3d.2 gene encoding zona pellucida sperm-binding protein 3d.2 isoform X2 has translation MNPTSINSARRRQLINNRVTYSNILRYSPVMDLGPIRRAMPFSLPVECHFNRYHYSYKIGYIPQVRLQNHFKPLRTVDSVVLTPRDELWRRLSPTEEYTIGHPMYFQADGPPLAEDERLFVDSCYVTISSSHLSMPRFTVIENHGCMIDSMSSKWSRFIQSGQRNVVRFSLDAFLFHGMLGKHLYMHCEISVGSLNPTASAKSCTYNQSTKRWEELYSSNGVCLCCDSTCLSSDLSVSSKVITSEPWIMESDLNIFEEEQTTSFLPEEVGTGFVQVITPPVATPAEIGPPETEIGSHHFVPDSAVVVEEEDKFVEPRRTFEEVFGLD, from the exons ATGAATCCAACCTCTATCAACAGTGCTCGAAGACGACAG TTAATAAACAATAGAGTAACATATTCCAACATACTGCGCTACTCTCCAGTGATGGACCTGGGgccaatccgccgtgccatgcCTTTCTCACTCCCTGTTGAGTGTCACTTTAACAG atatCATTACTCATACAAAATTGGTTACATACCACAAGTCAGACTTCAGAACCACTTCAAGCCCCTGAGAACAGTGGACAGCGTTGTACTTACCCCCCGTGATG AGCTGTGGAGAAGATTATCCCCCACAGAGGAGTACACCATTGGTCACCCCATGTACTTTCAGGCAGACGGACCCCCTCTTGCTGAGGACGAGAGGCTGTTTGTGGATTCCTGTTATGTGACTATCAGCAGTTCTCATTTGTCCATGCCACGATTTACAGTCATTGAAAACCATGG GTGCATGATTGATAGCATGAGCAGTAAGTGGTCCAGATTCATTCAAAGTGGACAAAGGAATGTTGTGCGGTTCTCATTGGATGCATTTCTATTCCACGGGATGTTGGGAAAG CATCTTTACATGCATTGTGAAATATCTGTCGGAAGCTTAAATCCAACGGCAAGTGCAAAGTCCTGCACTTACAACCAGTCAACAAAACG ATGGGAAGAATTATACAGTTCAAATGGTGTGTGCCTCTGCTGCGACTCCACGTGTCTGTCTTCTGACCTGTCTG TGTCCAGTAAGGTCATCACCAGTGAGCCCTGGATCATGGAGTCTGATTTAAACATATTCGAGGAAGAGCAAACAACTTCATTCCTGCCAGAGGAGGTGGGAACAGGCTTTGTTCAAGTAATAACCCCACCAGTAGCCACACCTGCAGAGATTGGACCACCAGAGACTGAGATTGGATCACATCATTTTGTGCCAGACTCAGCTGTGGTGGTGGAGGAAGAAGACAAATTTGTAGAGCCACGCAGGACATTTGAGGAGGTATTTGGATTGGATTAA
- the zp3d.2 gene encoding zona pellucida sperm-binding protein 3d.2 isoform X1 has product MLFRDMKLYFPVIYTLVVFFSTYVYALRAAPKHASNSTSLSELDIRFGEDFDGSAVSLGSPYLQLPIFQHSKIPLLEKEQFSPMRGSGREQLPEVTKKVLIPRATVRASSRRRGRSQGVNVVCQMKKMIVKVNKQILGLDGLQSELKLGTCDISKTTKHYHVFIYDMDQCASKRQLINNRVTYSNILRYSPVMDLGPIRRAMPFSLPVECHFNRYHYSYKIGYIPQVRLQNHFKPLRTVDSVVLTPRDELWRRLSPTEEYTIGHPMYFQADGPPLAEDERLFVDSCYVTISSSHLSMPRFTVIENHGCMIDSMSSKWSRFIQSGQRNVVRFSLDAFLFHGMLGKHLYMHCEISVGSLNPTASAKSCTYNQSTKRWEELYSSNGVCLCCDSTCLSSDLSVSSKVITSEPWIMESDLNIFEEEQTTSFLPEEVGTGFVQVITPPVATPAEIGPPETEIGSHHFVPDSAVVVEEEDKFVEPRRTFEEVFGLD; this is encoded by the exons ATGCTATTTAGAGATATGAAGCTTTATTTTCCAGTAATATATACTTTAGTAGTCTTTTTCTCCACATATGTGTACGCGTTACGAGCTGCGCCAAAGCACGCGAGCAATTCGACGTCCTTGTCAGAACTGGACATAAGATTTGGAGAAGATTTTGACGGATCTGCTGTCAGTCTTGGCTCGCCGTATTTGCAACTTCCCATTTTCCAGCATTCTAAAATCCCACTTCTGGAGAAAGAGCAGTTCAGTCCAATGCGTGGATCTGGCCGTGAACAACTGCCAGAAGTGACGAAAAAAGTCCTCATTCCGCGCGCCACAGTACGTGCGAGCTCCCGCCGCCGCGGTCGATCACAAGGAGTAAATGTCGTTTgtcaaatgaagaaaatgatcgttaaagttaataaacaaatattaggACTCGATGGCTTGCAGTCTGAGTTAAAACTGGGAACATGTGACATCAGCAAGACTACAAAGCACTATCATGTGTTTATTTACGACATGGATCAGTGTGCCAGTAAGAGACAG TTAATAAACAATAGAGTAACATATTCCAACATACTGCGCTACTCTCCAGTGATGGACCTGGGgccaatccgccgtgccatgcCTTTCTCACTCCCTGTTGAGTGTCACTTTAACAG atatCATTACTCATACAAAATTGGTTACATACCACAAGTCAGACTTCAGAACCACTTCAAGCCCCTGAGAACAGTGGACAGCGTTGTACTTACCCCCCGTGATG AGCTGTGGAGAAGATTATCCCCCACAGAGGAGTACACCATTGGTCACCCCATGTACTTTCAGGCAGACGGACCCCCTCTTGCTGAGGACGAGAGGCTGTTTGTGGATTCCTGTTATGTGACTATCAGCAGTTCTCATTTGTCCATGCCACGATTTACAGTCATTGAAAACCATGG GTGCATGATTGATAGCATGAGCAGTAAGTGGTCCAGATTCATTCAAAGTGGACAAAGGAATGTTGTGCGGTTCTCATTGGATGCATTTCTATTCCACGGGATGTTGGGAAAG CATCTTTACATGCATTGTGAAATATCTGTCGGAAGCTTAAATCCAACGGCAAGTGCAAAGTCCTGCACTTACAACCAGTCAACAAAACG ATGGGAAGAATTATACAGTTCAAATGGTGTGTGCCTCTGCTGCGACTCCACGTGTCTGTCTTCTGACCTGTCTG TGTCCAGTAAGGTCATCACCAGTGAGCCCTGGATCATGGAGTCTGATTTAAACATATTCGAGGAAGAGCAAACAACTTCATTCCTGCCAGAGGAGGTGGGAACAGGCTTTGTTCAAGTAATAACCCCACCAGTAGCCACACCTGCAGAGATTGGACCACCAGAGACTGAGATTGGATCACATCATTTTGTGCCAGACTCAGCTGTGGTGGTGGAGGAAGAAGACAAATTTGTAGAGCCACGCAGGACATTTGAGGAGGTATTTGGATTGGATTAA